The nucleotide window AGAGGAGTTCTCCTCTTCGCGGTCATAGGGTTCAACCTGCTGGGGATATACCAGCTCCTTGTGGTTCAGATGGCGATGAGCGTTATGGGGGCTTTCTTCTCGGCCGGCATAGTCGGGATGTTCCCAGACCTGGTGGAGAGGGAGCAGTTAGCTAGGGCGAACTCGATACTGCAGAGCGGCGGCCAAATACTCAGGATACTCGGCCCGATCCTCGGCGGGTTAATCTACGCCATCGGGGGCATTAAGCTGGCTATCCTCATCAATGCGGTTAGTTTCTTCGGCTCGGGACTGTTTGAGGTTCTAATTGAATATCCATGGAAAACACGGAAGCTCTCAAGCCTTCGTGAGGTCTGGGACGACATGGTCGGAGGATTCCGCTTCATGAGGAGTTCGAGAAACCTCATGGTGCTCGTGAGTTTTGGAGTCATCCTCAACACCCTCCTCAATCCGGTGTTCGCGGTGGTCCTTCCCTACCTCGCCAGGATTGAGCTGGGTCTCTCCTCCGTCAAGTTCGGCAGCGTCGAGACGGCGGCGACTCTAGGAACACTGGCTGGAAACATGCTCATCGCATTGAAGCTCGGCGAGAAATCTGAGGATTTTCTCTTCGGGGCACTGTTTGCCCAGCTTCTCTGCCTGACGGGCCTCGCCTTCGTGACGCGCTCCATCCTCGGCGAACTGGCTTATCCATCACTGCTTGGGATAATCGGCCTGATTGGGTTCTTCAACACCCTGGTCAACATACCGCTCTTCACGAAGCTCCAGAAGGCGGTTCCCGATGAAGTCCGCTCCAGATTTTTCACGGCAATGGAAACCATAATGATGGCCACCACACCCCTCGGCATGGCCCTCGTTGGACCCCTCATCGACGTCGCTGGAACAACGGTGATAATCCTCGCCCTCACCGTCCCGAGCGTAATGGTAACCCTGTACTATTATCTTCGCTTTAGGGAAACCGTCGTGAACATCGGCTCAGAAAATGCGGAGGTGGTGCCGTGAGCCTCAAGGGGAACTTTTGGCTCTTTGCTATAGGAAGGTTCATCTCCCAGCTCGGCTGGGCGGTGAAGGAAGTGGCTTTGCCACTCTACGTTCTGGACAAAGCACAGAACGGCTCTTCTGCAGCAACCGGAACCGGAAAAAGCGGGAAAACGGAAAGTGAAGCCTTCACCTGACCCCCCTCAGCTTCCCCTCCCTCTTCTCTATCGCCCTTGCCATTATGAAAAGCAGGTCACTGAGCCTGTTGAGGTAGACGAGAGCGTTTTGGCCAAACCCATAGTCAAGGACGAGCTTGGCAACTCTCCTCTCGGCCCTCCTCGCTATCGCCCTGCATACATCGAGCTTGGCGCTCGCTATTGTTGAGCCCGGGAGGACGAAGGCCCGGAGCTGGACTTCCTCTTCGTATTTATGGATGAGTCCCTCAAGCCACTCGACCTCCTCCTCACCGACCTTTTGGTACTTCCCCTTGCTGGCCAGCTCCGCCATCAGGTCGTAGAGCTGAACCTGGATTTTTTCGAGAGTCCCGACCATCTCCTCGGGAACGTAGTGCTTTGCCTCTCCCAGAAAGCTGTCGAGCTCGTCTATAGCCCCGTTGGCTTCCATAATAGGCGAGTACTTCGCCACGCGGTCGCCGGTGAAGAGGCCGGTCAAACCTTTATCTCCCGTCTTCGTGGTGATGGACATTTTGACCACCTCTTTAATTGGCAGCCTTTCAGTTTTTAGCCTTTATGGGCGTTGGTGAATACCTTGGGTGATAATTGATACAAGGAATTGGTGGAAAAACTTATTTATACATTGATACCGTTTTTTCTCAGGTGATCCCTATGAAGCGATGGAGCATCGTTTTAATGGCCCTGTTGATTTTGAGCATTGTGCCGAACGTCGCATTTCACGCGGTTTCGGCTGCAGCAACGACGGTTCAAATAAACCCCACCGACGACGCGTACGTCAAGGATACCGCTCCAGATTCAAACTACGGCTCCTACGGCAGTCTTTACGTCGGAACCTACTACAAAGACCACGCAGATGAGAGGACATATCTCAAGTTCGACCTCTCCAGCATTCCGGACAACGCGGTCATAGTCAGCGCAACTCTCCACGCCTACACCTACAGCGGCGCCTACTCAACCCCCGTGAACATAAGCGCCTACGCGGTTTCCGACGATTCCTGGACCGAGGATTCTATAACCTGGAACACCAAGCCCCCAGCAGGGGAGCTTCTCGATAAGGACCTCGTTGATACAGATGGGCGCCACTGGTCCGTCTGGAACGTGACGGACTTCGTCGAGGCCGAGCTCTCCGGAGACAAGGTCGTCAGCTTCGTTCTCATATCCGACGTTGAGGGGGTTGTGGCCGAGAGCATAGGCTATAACTCCAAGGAGAGCAAGTATGGAAACTACCCCTACCTTGAGGTTGTCTATTACGTCCCTGAGGGCCCGCAGTACCAGCCCATCAGGGAGATAAGGGAGAACTGGGAGACCGGCAAGCAGGTCGTCACCAGCGGAATAGTCATAGGCACCCGCAGCACCGGCTTCTTCATCCAGAACGGCACTGAACCCAACAGCGGAATTTACGTGTACGTTGGCAGCTCCTTCATGCATGATGTCAAGCCCGGAGACGTCGTCCAGGTTAATGGAACAACCGCTGCGTACAATGGACTCTACGAGATAAAGAACCCCACCTACAAAGTTGTCGGTTCTGCAGAAGTTCCTGAACCCGTTGTGCTTGGCGCAGGGGAGATGAACGATTCCTACCAGAGCATGCGCGTCAGGTTAGAGTGGGTCCGGGTTGTAGATGTGGATGGGAAGAGCATCACCGTCGCTGACGACACCGGAACGCTGGTTCTCTACGACTACTACGGAATAATGGACGTCACTCAGGGTAAAATGCTGAGATATGTTGAGGGAATCGGTTACAAGTACCGGGTCATTGAGGTCTATCCAACGGACTATGAACTCTACATACCGTCCGTTGGCATCTCTCACGTAGCCAAGCCGGACTACTCCATTAAGGGCATCCCGATGAAGTTCACGATTACAGTCGTTAACAACGGAGAAGTGGCAGACAACGTAACTGTGGTTCTCTACGCCAACGGGGCGAAGGTCGGGAATGCAACCCATGAGATAGAAACCAACGGAAGCGTAACCTACGAGCTTTCATACATCCCGATGAACCTGGGAGAGCTTTCCATTGACATACAGGTATTCGCGGGAGACTGGGGTCTGGTTGATGAAAGGGTTTACGAATACAGGGTCGTCCCAAACCCCAACGTCGTTGCGTATGGCCTCACCCCGTACTACGAGAGGCTCTACACCAAGGAAATGGAAGCCCTCTCCCCGCTCTACGAGAACATTACCTGGACCGTCAGCGAGCTCCAGGCCTGCGGTGTTGATCTCGGCGATCTCGCCCCGAAGGTCCAGTGGATAGAGGACAGCATGGCAGAGATACAGAGGCAGTACCAGCTTTACGATGCCCTCAAAGGCCTTCTCGTCCAGCAGAACCCGTACAGGAACTCGTACTACTATCCGGTAATGGTCCACATAAGGAAGGCCGCAATGCTGGGAAGGGATGTAACGGAGGAGATCAACAACCTCCTTCCAAAGCTCCAGGCAGTACTGACCCAGGTCGAGCCCCTCTGCCACCCACCGGCTCCGGCCAACGAAACCGAGGTGAACCCTGGCAACGAAACCGTTCCTGGCAACGAGACGGGAACCACCCCTGAAACCAACACCACCCCCACAACCAACGTTACCATCAAGATAACCCGCGTTCTCATCGACGCCGCCCACGGACAGTACTACGTCAATAAGGTCGGCGTCAGCTACCTCGTGGACAAGATACAGAGCGAGCTCGGCTGGGAGGTGGAGATAAACCAGCTCCCGCTCACCTACGACCTACTCAAGGAGTACGACGTTGTGATACTTACCGACCCGAAGGACGACTTCACCGCCTCAGAGATTGAGAGCATCAAAGAGTACATCGAGAACGGCGGAGGCCTGTTAATAACGGGCGAATGGTACAAGTACGCCAACGTCGAGAACTTCAACGAGATAGTTGGTGACTATGGAATAACCTTCAACCCGGACGAGCTCATGGACGACGACCAGAACGGCGGCAGGCCATACTACCCGTTCGTCGGAATATACAACAAGGCACACCCGGTCATGAAGTTCGTGCCCGACGACTGGACGATGTACTACAACGGTAACACCCTCACAATAGGAGGCACCGCTGTATGGCTCATCAAAGGCTACGACACCGGCTACTCAGTCGATGCCGATGGAAACGTCGTCAGGATACCCGGCACCAACCCGGTTA belongs to Thermococcus camini and includes:
- a CDS encoding MFS transporter, translating into MFEAKLGRNFWLYTIGRWISQAGWVIQDVAVPLYILDQAGSGAMMSLFIMVELIPRLLVNPIAGVIGDRYDRKKLMYGLDIARGVLLFAVIGFNLLGIYQLLVVQMAMSVMGAFFSAGIVGMFPDLVEREQLARANSILQSGGQILRILGPILGGLIYAIGGIKLAILINAVSFFGSGLFEVLIEYPWKTRKLSSLREVWDDMVGGFRFMRSSRNLMVLVSFGVILNTLLNPVFAVVLPYLARIELGLSSVKFGSVETAATLGTLAGNMLIALKLGEKSEDFLFGALFAQLLCLTGLAFVTRSILGELAYPSLLGIIGLIGFFNTLVNIPLFTKLQKAVPDEVRSRFFTAMETIMMATTPLGMALVGPLIDVAGTTVIILALTVPSVMVTLYYYLRFRETVVNIGSENAEVVP
- a CDS encoding CBM96 family carbohydrate-binding protein gives rise to the protein MKRWSIVLMALLILSIVPNVAFHAVSAAATTVQINPTDDAYVKDTAPDSNYGSYGSLYVGTYYKDHADERTYLKFDLSSIPDNAVIVSATLHAYTYSGAYSTPVNISAYAVSDDSWTEDSITWNTKPPAGELLDKDLVDTDGRHWSVWNVTDFVEAELSGDKVVSFVLISDVEGVVAESIGYNSKESKYGNYPYLEVVYYVPEGPQYQPIREIRENWETGKQVVTSGIVIGTRSTGFFIQNGTEPNSGIYVYVGSSFMHDVKPGDVVQVNGTTAAYNGLYEIKNPTYKVVGSAEVPEPVVLGAGEMNDSYQSMRVRLEWVRVVDVDGKSITVADDTGTLVLYDYYGIMDVTQGKMLRYVEGIGYKYRVIEVYPTDYELYIPSVGISHVAKPDYSIKGIPMKFTITVVNNGEVADNVTVVLYANGAKVGNATHEIETNGSVTYELSYIPMNLGELSIDIQVFAGDWGLVDERVYEYRVVPNPNVVAYGLTPYYERLYTKEMEALSPLYENITWTVSELQACGVDLGDLAPKVQWIEDSMAEIQRQYQLYDALKGLLVQQNPYRNSYYYPVMVHIRKAAMLGRDVTEEINNLLPKLQAVLTQVEPLCHPPAPANETEVNPGNETVPGNETGTTPETNTTPTTNVTIKITRVLIDAAHGQYYVNKVGVSYLVDKIQSELGWEVEINQLPLTYDLLKEYDVVILTDPKDDFTASEIESIKEYIENGGGLLITGEWYKYANVENFNEIVGDYGITFNPDELMDDDQNGGRPYYPFVGIYNKAHPVMKFVPDDWTMYYNGNTLTIGGTAVWLIKGYDTGYSVDADGNVVRIPGTNPVIAAAVDLGTGRIVAYGSSKALSDDYYQKYIKSTWPFIKGALLWLAHQE
- a CDS encoding cob(I)yrinic acid a,c-diamide adenosyltransferase, whose amino-acid sequence is MSITTKTGDKGLTGLFTGDRVAKYSPIMEANGAIDELDSFLGEAKHYVPEEMVGTLEKIQVQLYDLMAELASKGKYQKVGEEEVEWLEGLIHKYEEEVQLRAFVLPGSTIASAKLDVCRAIARRAERRVAKLVLDYGFGQNALVYLNRLSDLLFIMARAIEKREGKLRGVR